The genomic stretch ACTAGCTGCCTTTCCTAATCCCCCCTGGTTTACAGTATCTGATTGATACAACGGATTCAATACAGTGAATGTAATGaatgagaaaagcaaaaacaCAAATACCAGCCACAGTTCTTGCTGGAACAGATTCTTTGTTAATCCAAAACACAACTTGAGACAAGACGACAGTCATGATGCATGGAATGTATGTTTGAATGAGATAGTAGCCTATTTTCCTTTGCAGATGGAAATAGAGCAGCTGGAGTGAATATTCGCCTAAAACAAACAAGCAATGAAaggaatgaatgaatgaaggaatgaatgaatgaatgaatgaatgaatggtAGATGTGATGCTGAGCTCAAAGACCTTAACACAGCATACCAAAAACTGTCCTGGCTGGAACAGACTCCTTGTTAATCCAGAAAGACACCTGAGAAAGAATGACTGTCATAATGCAAGGAGTGTATATCTGTATCATGAAGTAGCCCATCTTCCTTTGCAAGTGGAAATAAACTGTCATGATTACATATTCACCTGTTAAGAGACAAGTATGTCAGCATTATTCTGGCAACATGTGAGTGAACATTATTGGCTTAAACCCAACATAATATGTTCTGCTGAAATCACAGACCTCTTAGTGCATAATAAAAATAAGCTGCTTAAAAAAAGGTAAAGTGACCTTATGGAAACAGAGCAGAATAATATTCATTTTATGCACTGTTTTTACCGAGGTGGAGAGGTAGTGGAAATTCTTAAGACTCTCATGAAAAAATTTTGTGTTTGATGGGACTGTATTGAAAAGCTGTCTTTTAAGAGACAATGATTAGAGTCTGTCCAAGGGTTTTACTTTTTATAATGGCAAAAGATAATTAATTTCATTATATATGAAAAACCCTGTAATTTATTATCAAGATGTTTCACAACACCAGTAGTTTCCACATGTCTCCATCTTACCTGTGTTAGATTTAATTGTTTCACTAGATACAGTTTGTCCTATGAGGTCATACTGGAGAAGACTGGAAGACTCCTGTGGTACTTCTACTGAATGCAATGGTCCTTTTTTCCAAGtataaattatttcactttttgGATAAGCATCTGAGTAACAGAGGGGAAAATGACCATTActaattacatattttataaGCAGCTGAAATAAGTAGAATAATCCCTTTTGTAGCTCAAATGCCCACAGAAACATGCATCCTACTCCATTAAGTTCCTAACCTCATTaatgacaaaatgaaaaaaaaagcaacaataaGAGAATGGCTGAGGTAGGACCTGAGAGGAACAAGCTGTCGCTTCTTAATTTGCAATAAAACACACACATTGGCTACCACAGCTCAActaaatgttttcaaaattgATTACTATAGactattttcaaaattataagTACTGTAGCAGAGGTTTTATGATTTGTTGAAGGACCAACTTTGACTACCAGAAATGTAAGAATAATAAACAATAAAGCATGCTTCAACAGTCACCCTTCAGTGAATAAATCCATGTCCATATGAATAATCTGagtctcagaaaaaaaagtaaaattctagtataaaaataaaacttaaaatttcAGCTATGTCACTAAGTAATATCTTAGGATCTTCTGACCTTCTGACCAAATATGTTACTTTAACAAActgaaagatacagaaaaacTTACAGCTTCCAAATTTCAGTGGACAGGCATGTCCGTCCATTGGGAAGTTCACCAGCCGCATAGGACAGTCAGCATTAATGGTTAGTCTAGAACACAGAGTTGtagataatgaaaaaaatatggtATGTAGGAAAATGCTACTAGAATCAAAAATGCAGGTCAACCAAAAGCAGAAGAAGAAGCTCTCACCTCATAGTGTAAAGAATAGTTCCATTCTGCATAATTCTGAAAAGTTTGTTAGGAGTTGTCATATTGTGagcaattgatttttttccatttctaaaaAATGTGTCTGGTGTCCAAATTTTACTGACCATTAAATTGTTCAGTCTCAAAATTTCAGTTGGCCCACTAAACTTCAGCCTTTCATCAGTCCACGTCTGACGAAAGAAGACATCCATTGTGTATTCCTATGGAAAATAAATAGAGGTTGACATCTGTGTGTCCCCAAGTGGCTGTGGGGACAGTAACTCCATGAGACAACTTAACACACGTGTCAATGGCACTTCATTTACTGCTTAAACACTCAATCCTATTATCATTAAGTAGTTACTAAAAAAGTCATCCATGAAAACATATCCTATTTTCCTATTATTTGAAGAATAGTTACAAATGAATCAGTGAACAGATAATTTGACATaagtaaggaaaaaataaacaatccTCATCGTACTCTCATAGATATTAATTTAATTCAAAGTGACTGAGGTCTAAGGAAATACAAATGTCTACCTCTCAAAGTGAAAGACCAAGCTATCAATGTTTAATTGCCAGAAACAAAAAGACGCGCTCGATGACTCTTCTGCAGCTTCCTTTGGATATTCACAAAGTGAGGACTGATCTGAGTCACATCACAGTAGGATTGTGGTGTCAAGTGAGTATTAATCAATGGGACATTTTTTCCAATAATTCTTTGTAATATTTTCACAAGTCTTCAGAAAAGAGCTCTCTGCAGAAGTTGCTTAGGAAACAGAGTTAAACCTGGCCAGGGGAAGATTTTGTAAGAATGCAAGGTTATGCCTTTTCTTTGACTGATGAAGAGTCGTGGAAAACCTTTGGCAGGACTCGGAGCCCACAGTTCCCAGCCTGCAGACTGGATTGCAGGCTCATGTGAGCTGATGTTAGAGGGGTGTACAAGGGAAAAATAGAAGCCCAAGTCAACCTCCAGAAAGAGAATAGCGATGCCATCCTCACTTCCATGACTTAATGTGTTCTTGGGGCTACTGCTGAGTTGCCAGAATCCACCCAAGTCTGAACATCTGTCTGCATTGACAGAGTCCACCCAAGTCTGCAGCTGCCTGAGTTTGGGGGCAGCCAGCATGACCGGGGCAGCTGTGTCAGCAATGGCACcatttccctgcagctgctcattCGGTCGCCTCCTACCAGGCAGCgttctgcagagctgtgctgggacacGGGCGCTCACTTTTTCTTCACAGGGCTCAAGAGGCATCTTTTACCTGTGGCCGTGCCCCCATCTGAGGCTGAGTGCGCCTAGCCCCGGCTGGCACGGCCGGGAAATAGCTGTATGCAGCTCTGGCCAAACTGCTCTGCTGGGCCCTAGAGATTGTCAAAGAGATTAAGCCTCGTAATCTGCTTTAATGATGGTCAACTCAGATGCCACCGTAATGAATCCCGGGAAAACAGAGCAGGGGCGGCGAGCGGGGCCCTTACCATCTCCACGTCGGACACCGGCCCGAAGCTGGTCACGTAGATGTCCGTCTTGACTTCTGTCACGGCGCCTGCGGGACacggagaggggctgggagaggagcggggccggggctgcggggccccTGTTCGAGGGCAACGGAGAAGCTCCGCAAGAGCTGGGGCTGCGGGGCACGGGCAACTGTGCTGTTTGCCGCCGCTTTTGGGGTTCCACCGCCTCCCTCCTGCCACGGGTGCGGGACGAGCCGCTCCTGGCCGGGGCAGCCGGAGCGCCGCCTCGCCCTTTCCCACCCGCCGGCTCCCCGAGGGGACGAGGCTTCCCCGCTACCTCCAAATCCCGGTCGGAGCCTGTTGTCGTAGCCGTCCAACAACTTGTCGAGGATCCGAGTGATGTTTTCCGAGTAGAGGTCCGCCCCGTCGCCCTGGTCGCCCAGCGCCATCCCCACGCTGCGGGGAGAGGCGAGTCCCCGtcagccccc from Anomalospiza imberbis isolate Cuckoo-Finch-1a 21T00152 chromosome 15, ASM3175350v1, whole genome shotgun sequence encodes the following:
- the GABRA6 gene encoding gamma-aminobutyric acid receptor subunit alpha-6 isoform X1, which translates into the protein MALLLAWACVAVSVGMALGDQGDGADLYSENITRILDKLLDGYDNRLRPGFGGAVTEVKTDIYVTSFGPVSDVEMEYTMDVFFRQTWTDERLKFSGPTEILRLNNLMVSKIWTPDTFFRNGKKSIAHNMTTPNKLFRIMQNGTILYTMRLTINADCPMRLVNFPMDGHACPLKFGSYAYPKSEIIYTWKKGPLHSVEVPQESSSLLQYDLIGQTVSSETIKSNTGEYVIMTVYFHLQRKMGYFMIQIYTPCIMTVILSQVSFWINKESVPARTVFGEYSLQLLYFHLQRKIGYYLIQTYIPCIMTVVLSQVVFWINKESVPARTVAGITTVLTMTTLSISARHSLPKVSYATAMDWFIAVCFAFVFSALIEFAAVNYFTNLQTQRAMRKAARAAALAAALSAATVPAEDEIVSHSDSNSNLKKRVNSITSQAEQSPEPSIISNTASQCQPLPVPPPAPPQPPAIGGASKIDQYSRILFPVAFAGFNLVYWVVYLSKDTMEFFEPSAMHFRNDPQSN
- the GABRA6 gene encoding gamma-aminobutyric acid receptor subunit alpha-6 isoform X4; protein product: MALLLAWACVAVSVGMALGDQGDGADLYSENITRILDKLLDGYDNRLRPGFGGAVTEVKTDIYVTSFGPVSDVEMEYTMDVFFRQTWTDERLKFSGPTEILRLNNLMVSKIWTPDTFFRNGKKSIAHNMTTPNKLFRIMQNGTILYTMRLTINADCPMRLVNFPMDGHACPLKFGSYAYPKSEIIYTWKKGPLHSVEVPQESSSLLQYDLIGQTVSSETIKSNTGITTVLTMTTLSISARHSLPKVSYATAMDWFIAVCFAFVFSALIEFAAVNYFTNLQTQRAMRKAARAAALAAALSAATVPAEDEIVSHSDSNSNLKKRVNSITSQAEQSPEPSIISNTASQCQPLPVPPPAPPQPPAIGGASKIDQYSRILFPVAFAGFNLVYWVVYLSKDTMEFFEPSAMHFRNDPQSN
- the GABRA6 gene encoding gamma-aminobutyric acid receptor subunit alpha-6 isoform X2, translating into MALLLAWACVAVSVGMALGDQGDGADLYSENITRILDKLLDGYDNRLRPGFGGAVTEVKTDIYVTSFGPVSDVEMEYTMDVFFRQTWTDERLKFSGPTEILRLNNLMVSKIWTPDTFFRNGKKSIAHNMTTPNKLFRIMQNGTILYTMRLTINADCPMRLVNFPMDGHACPLKFGSYAYPKSEIIYTWKKGPLHSVEVPQESSSLLQYDLIGQTVSSETIKSNTGEYVIMTVYFHLQRKMGYFMIQIYTPCIMTVILSQVSFWINKESVPARTVFGITTVLTMTTLSISARHSLPKVSYATAMDWFIAVCFAFVFSALIEFAAVNYFTNLQTQRAMRKAARAAALAAALSAATVPAEDEIVSHSDSNSNLKKRVNSITSQAEQSPEPSIISNTASQCQPLPVPPPAPPQPPAIGGASKIDQYSRILFPVAFAGFNLVYWVVYLSKDTMEFFEPSAMHFRNDPQSN
- the GABRA6 gene encoding gamma-aminobutyric acid receptor subunit alpha-6 isoform X3; translated protein: MALLLAWACVAVSVGMALGDQGDGADLYSENITRILDKLLDGYDNRLRPGFGGAVTEVKTDIYVTSFGPVSDVEMEYTMDVFFRQTWTDERLKFSGPTEILRLNNLMVSKIWTPDTFFRNGKKSIAHNMTTPNKLFRIMQNGTILYTMRLTINADCPMRLVNFPMDGHACPLKFGSYAYPKSEIIYTWKKGPLHSVEVPQESSSLLQYDLIGQTVSSETIKSNTGEYSLQLLYFHLQRKIGYYLIQTYIPCIMTVVLSQVVFWINKESVPARTVAGITTVLTMTTLSISARHSLPKVSYATAMDWFIAVCFAFVFSALIEFAAVNYFTNLQTQRAMRKAARAAALAAALSAATVPAEDEIVSHSDSNSNLKKRVNSITSQAEQSPEPSIISNTASQCQPLPVPPPAPPQPPAIGGASKIDQYSRILFPVAFAGFNLVYWVVYLSKDTMEFFEPSAMHFRNDPQSN